The Humulus lupulus chromosome 7, drHumLupu1.1, whole genome shotgun sequence region TTGGCAAAAGCAAGATTAACCTGTGTACTAGCAACTTCCTGCAAGAAGCCAAGGCCACCAAGGCTCCATCAACTTCAACACTGATAAGGCTTCAAATTTGGAGTTTAAAATTGGCAGCAAAAGGATGCAGTAATTACCAGAACAATTCTCAGGACCCTGACAATAATCACAGGATTGGTCAGGGCAATTGCACAATGTAACTGATAAGATCAACAGACATCAGAATACTACAGAAAAAACAAGATCTCACCATTTATACTCCTGTATTGACATCACACAAAGTAACGACCAGTCCAGCCAGACTGTCCTTGATATTGCTCGGGCGGTGGATTGAAGTGCTGATTCCCATTAGTGGCTTGCTGTTGCTGTAACTGCAGCTGCTGTTCATGTTGTAATTTAAGACTGTCAAGCATTGAGTAATCTTGCCACCCATTTTGCTTATCTGATTGGAATGGCATGGTTGGAACCTGCTTCCCAGGGAATGGGAAGTTCATAGTTCCAGGCAAGCCATTGCCAATAGAGACAGAATGTGGGTTTGAATGTGATGgataattaattgaattattgagGCCAGAACTTTTTGTGGACAAGGGCACCTGATATCCATCCAACCAACTATAATCATCCAGCATGGGGCTTTCACTTGCCAGATCAGAACCAGAAACAGATTCATTTACTTGTTTAGGAAGAACACGGCTAAAACCGGGAGGGGGGCCAAGGTGTCTGCTCGGACGACTTACAGGATTTTTTCGTGAACCAGTGGATGTAGCAGATGTCTTTACAGCAAAACTATTTGCGATTGCTCCAGAAGATGCAATGACATCATGCATGGATGGGACGAAAGTATCTGGAGCTGCTTTTGTGTGATTGTAAAAAGCACCACCATTAGAAACATTGAAAGACTGTTGAACTGGAACTGAAGGCATAGGAGGATGATTTTCTTGAATTTCAGATTTTACTAAATGCCCATTCCCCGTGAACCTCAAACCATTTAAGCTGTTAGCAAGAAAGGCTTCTTCTCCCATCATCCATTTTGATACATAAGGTTGAACTGGTTGAAAATGCTGGGGAACAGGAGGAGCTGAAATGGAGCTGCCACTGAAGGCCATATCACCTGCAGAAGCATTCTGACTAGGCTTCAGACCCTCATAGGTTGCTGCCCAATTAGAATCAACAGCTTCAGATCGCTTCTCAGCCACTATTGGCTTGAAGACAATCActtcatcctcctcatctccttCTATAAGAAGCTGCCGATTTGTCTGTGCAATTGCCATATTTGTTGCTTTGTCAGCAGCTTGATTTTCTTGTCCTGGATTATCTTTATTCGGAATGCCTGAAAATGCATGTGCCATGTTATCCAACATTTCAGGATCAGCACCAATAACAAACTTCTTTATCCTTGAATCGAAACTGATCGCTTTTTTATCAACCCTGACAATGCCAGCAAGAGCCTTGCCTGCTGCAAAGGTCCTTTTCACACGGGCCTTTTTTTCCTTCTGACCATCACTTCCAAACGAATGTTTTCTGGAAAAATCTAAAAGGGTTTGAGCAGGAATAAGTGGCACATAACCTCTCAACTCAAAGTCCTCCCACAAAGCCAACCGGTTTTCTGTATTTCCCTCTTCATACTTACTCATGTTATTAAAGCAAGTCTCATCTTCGTCATCATCTATGGAAACTGAACCAGATGACATGAGCTTATTCAAAAATGAAATAAAGAGGTTCCAAAATTTTGATCTAACAGCACCATGTTTCTCGTCCACGTCATTACCAGCTGCAACATCTGGACAGCAAGCTAACCATTCAGCAAAAACTAGAATGCCAGGTAAGAGGAAACTTGAAGAAGGATCGTGCAGCTGCACACATCTTTCCATTATGTGGCTCATCAACTCAAAAACAGCAATGCATGCATTCTTTAAGAGTAGATTCCGTTGTAGAATTTCTGCATATGTCTGGCCCTCAGATTCTCTATTCACATTGTGAACTGTGAATATAAGAATGGCCACAAGCCTAACCACAATAAGTCCACTCTCAACAGCATCAGCGCCAAAAATAAGCTCCTCTTCTGGTCCAGATGACAGAAACTTACGCAAGCCACCGCTCACCAAAGAGAGCACTTCAGCAAAAGTTTCCAAGCTAAAGGGGAGAAAAAAAACAAAGGATCAAAACAATAAGATAGTTTTACAAGCAACAGAACCAAATAGTTTTACAAGCAACAGAACCAAATAGTTTTACAAGCAACAGAACCAGAATTTTTCACTGAGTATCAGGTTAAAAGTTTTAACAATGAAAACCAAAGTATAACTCTAAGTTCACAGGAAATTACCTTGTGCGAGTAAAAAGAATGCCATTTAGACGTACAAACCGGACACAAAATGATTTATAGCTCTCTTGACTACTAGATACTCCTTCCTTGACAAGTTTAGTTTCAGCATTTGTATCTTTGGATACATGCTTTCCCTCCCCTTTCCCTCTAGCTTTGCCAGACAATTTTGCAGGGGAATCCTTGCCCCCTCGTGCAACAGCATCCCCAGAGAGTTGAGAATAACTATGACGgttctggaaaaaaaaaaaagcatgtcAATCTCACAAAGACAAACATTATGCAACAAAAAGTGAAGAACTTGATTGTAAGATATCAAAAGGTATAAGCATTCAGCAAATTATTCAAATGAACGCTGAATAAATAGAGGCCTAGTTCATTATAAATGTCTACATTGAGAAGATGCAAATCAACTTATTTCGAATAGAATTACCATATCATCCAATTTGTAAAATGAAAAACCAACGTCTGTAATTCATAAATACTTGCAAATTCTACGAGACTGGAAATTTTTTTCCTTAAAAGTATAACTGGTATATGCTCAAATAAACCTAGAATTGAATTTAATATTTTGACCATGCATTTGAAGCTACTAAATATACATTTCCTTGGCTAAACCAATGACTGGCTGTTTCTCTATAAAAAAAAcaggaaataaatatatttaagatTAATGATAGCACCATGAACAATTGCTAATTACACTTGACCAAACAACATAGCCTGATATAAAGCAGTAAGCAGCTGATTCTCAAAACCAACAAGCTAAATGATTATACCAACATTTCCAATTGTTAAGTACTATGATTGCAGTTGACGTGATGATATGGAAAATAGCATTTTATACCTTTTCAAATGCAACAATTAAGTTTTCTCTCGCAGTTGAGAAGGGACTATCCACTGCCAGACTACGAAAATACCGATAAACAGCCACCAATTCATCACCCGAATAAGAAGCCAAAATAGCAAGCTGGAGTAATAAGAGGTTTAGTCAGGCATAAATATAAATCACAATAAGCCATCCAACTTCAGAGATAAAAAAAGTAAAAACAAAAGTAAGAACCTGATGATGTGGATTCCCACTAGATGGCAAAAGAGAAGCAGCTTGCATATAGTAACTCGAAGCTGCGGTGAACTCTCGAGTCTTTGAGTCACCTTCTCCATACAATCCTTTGTAACGTGCAAGGTCACCCAAGTATATCAAACTACGATGACAGGATATCAAACCTTTCTTTACTTCAGCAGATTTTTTCCCATCTTTCTCCGTAAAGCTTTGGTTATCTGAATCCTCAGAGAAATAACCCAGGGAAAGCCCATACTTTGCTCTGATTTTCACAATTAAATCATGGTAAAAACCACTGGCTTCCGAAAGAAAAGTCTTAAACTGCAGCCTTATTTTTGTCAATCGATCAGGTCGCGCGGGGCCCTTCACATTTTGAGAAGAGTTTGAaccagaagaagaaagagcagcATTGAAATGTGCTCTTAGCTCCTCAATTCTCTTGTAATGCAACTGCCACAAGGCGTATTCAATATTGTGCTGCTCAGAAAAAGCATGGTCTTCAAGAATTATTGCCTCATAATTCTCCCGTATCTGCTGCCATGCATTTGGGTCTGATGGAATTCGAGCCTGGGCTGACCTCCGACGCTTATTCTCCAACTCATTTATCTGTAAGAAAAATCACTTGTGAGTATAAAAATGATTCCTGGCATCACTAAATAGTAATGTAAAGGTAAGAGAAATTCTGTCAAACAAAGAATATAATACTAACTTTGCCCAAATTACAATAGCTTTAACATATAAATCAAGAACAAGCAATCAAGAAAAAACTCAACATCAATCTCACTTGTAATTTATAGAAAGCAAATACCTTATCATACAGCTGCTGAGCACGCTCCCTTGAAGAAGGAGCAGACATTTTATCTACCTGTATTATCATCATCCATCAAATATCTCTGACAAACTTTCAAAAGCACTAAATCTGGAGAAAAATCACAACAGCATCATCAACTGAATGACGTTTCAAATAACATGACAGGAGAACAAAccatttaagaaaaataaaggaatacaaaaattaaataaacaaataaagcaATCCAAATCCCATAGCAAATTAATAATTATTACAAAAACATTTACACAGAAAAGCATTCTGGCTTTGTCCGCTTCTCACTTAGCATTACGAAATCCATCACAagattaaaaataattacaaaccTAGCCAGTGTTCCAAGTTAACAATGTCTCCATATGTACAACCTTCAAACCTGAACCCGAAAAATAAAAACCTTAGTTTCCCTGATAAATCTTTTTCCTAATACTAAAAACACCCATTCATATTTCCACTATTTAGCAGAACTTCAAATCTCGTACATATTAATCAAGAAAGATATTATGAATATCAATTTCTATTCAAGCCACTGTAGTAATCACAATAGAtatcaaaacccagaaaattcctaCCAATTATAAACAAGCAACCCAAGTTCCTTTAACGTAACAAAGACCAACCAATCATGTAATACTCGGTAATTTGTATCAGTCCGATAGAAATAAGAAAAACAATATAGGCATCATATTCGTATATTTATTTatgcatacataaaaaaaaaaaaaagccgaGAAGCCCAAAAACACGAAGAGAAATCCCATTGAACTGACAATAACATCTGTGTACGGGACAAATTTATACACAAAAATGAGCATATTCGAGTAAATAGGATGAAAAGGAAAACAATCGGAACAATATCAGATCCAACAACATCAAACCGATAGCTCAATTAGATTCAATTAACCCCAAATTCTCCAAAGGTAGAACACGcacaaaaaaaaaacccaaaatggaaaagaagaaaattaCAAGAAAAGTAAACGCACCTTTTGCCCTTATCAGATCTACAACGCTGGTGGTTGAATTAGAACATCCAAATGCGATTTccggaaaaagaaaaataaagaaagaaagcgAGAGAGAAGAATGGTTTGGGTTAGGGTTCGGTTTTGTGCGAGAGAGATTTTCTAGTGTCTGTGGTTCctcctcttttctttttttattatgtATTCTCTAATGCTTTTGTTTTGGGTCCTAACAGGATGAGAGAGGCTAGACTAATTGGTTTGTATtgtataaattataaataaatatttcctTTAGTCAAAAATCATATACGACAAGTGAAGGTCGGCAGACTCTTTAAACGGCGACGTTTAGTATTTTTCCTTTTGCTATAAAACTTTTGTTATAATTTATTTGGCTTTggattaaatttaattatttattgtaaTGTTTGAaactttcttattttatttttttgacaaaaaaaatctTAACactttttttctaatttaaagtTTTTCTATTTCTTACATTTTTCATTTTCGAAGATAgtttatctctttattttattttgagataattataaaaagaaaaaaaaataagtagGGTAGGCGATGCACGATCTATATCGTATATTTGTACCTCGTATCCTGCATTGCCTATACAGgatcattcatttttttaattaaataatcttttttgttttttttttatcaaaagaaGAAATATTTCATTGATCAAACAATCTGAATAATACAAAAGGGAGGAACAATCAGCCCTCAACACTTACAAAGATTTTACAAACTCAATCATTTATCTTTCTCTAGTAGATAAATGCCTAGAAGAAATATTAAGAACTCTAGCTTTAACAGAGTGCCTAATCAAATGCTCAACTTTAAAGACAGTATAACAACTATCACCAAAACAGCAAGAATTTCGATTTAACCAAATGAAATAAATGCAAGCAGCAAGTGTTGCAGCCACAATATGATGAAGCCAACCGGACTTCCAGCTGGGCAGCCAAGCAATCCATTCCGCATAATTACCAGGCCAAGTAGCCCCTCCAAGCTAGCTGGAAACAAACTGCAGAACCTTCTTGGAAAAAATGCACTCAAAGAATAAATGGCCATGACTTTCATCAGCAAGACCACAAACCGGGCAAAGCACAGAATCAACAGAAATATGACGAAAAATCAGCAAGTCCCTAATGAGAAGATGCTAATTAACAGTCTGCCAAAGAATGAACCTGTGCTTAGGAACAGAAATCTTACACCAAACAGGCCTCTCATACTCAATACGCTCACACGAAAGGAACTGAACATATAAGGTACCCAAATGAAGTTTACCCTTAACCACAGCAGCCTCCAAAGCAGACCGAGAAACAATATTATTGAAGGAAACAAGTTTCCGCCAATACCAGCTGGAGTCATGCTTTAGCACATGATCCTAGAGACTATCCCCTTTCAGATAAAAGCAATTCATCCACTTAACCCAAAGCTGATCTTATTTAGATGCAATAGCCCAAATATATTTGGCAAGCAATATCTTGTTCCAAGTAGGCCCCTCACGAAATCTCAAACCACCAAAAGACTTAGGATGAAAAACTTGCTCCCAAGAGGTGAAATGAAACTTACTGCGGGAACCACTCTCTCCCCAAAGGAACTAACGACACATCCTGTCAATGTCCCTAACAACACTCTGAGGAAGTAAGAATATACTCATCCAATAATTTCGAATTCCAAGCAAAACCAAATGAATAAGTTGGACCCTACTAGCATAAGAAAGATGGCGACTGGACCAAACATTGAGACGCATCTGAATCTTCTTAAAAATGATATCACAGTCAGTGGCCTTCCATTTGGTAGGACGAAGAGGAACCCCAAGATATTTCAGCGGGAAAACACCATCAATAAGCTTTGAACAGTCCAAAAATTCTAGCTTTAATCTCAGCTGGAACACCTCCAAAGTAAATATGAGATTTAGAGTAATTAATCTTTAGACCCGAAGAGCAGCCAAATTCagaaaacacctcaagaagaactTGTACAGAGGTGGTGGTGCCTTTGCAAAAAATAATGAGGTCGTCAGCAAAGCATAGACTAAttagattcaaagacttacacaTTGGATGAAATTTGAACCGATTATCCCTGGAAGCCTTAATCAATAGGCGGGTGAGATACTCCATCACAATAACAAAGAGCAAAGGAGAAATAGGATCTCCTTGCCGAAGCCCTTTTCCACCCTTAAAATGCCCTTGAATCCTACCATTTAGAACCAAAGAGTAAGACGAACCCCTCAAGCAAACCATAATCCATTTGATGAATCGACTAGGAAAGCAAAACATATTGAGCAGATTTTCCAAGAAATCCCAATCAATAGTATCATATGCCTTGCTCAAGTCTAGCTTCATTGCACACCGAGGTGAGCTATTTTTCCTATTGTATCCCTTAATCAAATCTTGAAAGATGTGGACATTGTAAGCCAGGGATCTATGCTTTATAAAAGCACCCTAATTAAGATTGATCAGAGAAGGGAGAACAACAGCCAGCCGGTTACAAAGTACTTTAGAAATGCATTTGTAAATGGTATTGTAACAAGCAATCTTTTTTGTTGATATTAAAAAACAAAGAAATTGTTATTATACTTTAATgaaatcaaacaaaataaaaaaatgtcaCATCTTAATAAAtgtgttttatattttttttctagggATTGTGAAGATTCTTAAGAGTGATTTAGAAAGATTTCTTAACATAAAAAAAAGGCAGAAAATAAGATAGATACTTGGAAAAACTAGATGACTATTTGAGTTTAGAAATCTCTTTTATAAATAGTGTTTCGGTTACCAAACTTCCACCGATACCAAATTATCAAATTTATACCCAATGCAATGGATTAGtctctaaaaacataaaaaaaaatctagaaaaccATATTCCCCCAAAACTTTTCACATACTTATTTCTGACAGGATTCTTCTTTCATTAAACTAcaatttagagaaaatatgaCAGTTGAAAATATTTTGGATCCACAACCCAAAATATGTACAGTTTGGTTTACCCCTTCCCCTATATGATAAAAATTTTGGGGTAGTGCGCTATGTTGAAAGCATGCTTCTAGGGAAGAGTTGTGAGTCAGAGGCGTGCTACTGGGGAAGTGGCGAGTTGAGACGTTGCAGGGTGTCAACCGGATCCTTGGGATATTTTCGTTCACTTCTTCTCGTTTGAGTGCTTGTACTTCGTCGCGAAGTTTCCTAGTTTGTGCTTTCCACTAGTGGTAAGTTCT contains the following coding sequences:
- the LOC133788700 gene encoding nonsense-mediated mRNA decay factor SMG7 isoform X2; its protein translation is MSAPSSRERAQQLYDKINELENKRRRSAQARIPSDPNAWQQIRENYEAIILEDHAFSEQHNIEYALWQLHYKRIEELRAHFNAALSSSGSNSSQNVKGPARPDRLTKIRLQFKTFLSEASGFYHDLIVKIRAKYGLSLGYFSEDSDNQSFTEKDGKKSAEVKKGLISCHRSLIYLGDLARYKGLYGEGDSKTREFTAASSYYMQAASLLPSSGNPHHQLAILASYSGDELVAVYRYFRSLAVDSPFSTARENLIVAFEKNRHSYSQLSGDAVARGGKDSPAKLSGKARGKGEGKHVSKDTNAETKLVKEGVSSSQESYKSFCVRFVRLNGILFTRTSLETFAEVLSLVSGGLRKFLSSGPEEELIFGADAVESGLIVVRLVAILIFTVHNVNRESEGQTYAEILQRNLLLKNACIAVFELMSHIMERCVQLHDPSSSFLLPGILVFAEWLACCPDVAAGNDVDEKHGAVRSKFWNLFISFLNKLMSSGSVSIDDDEDETCFNNMSKYEEGNTENRLALWEDFELRGYVPLIPAQTLLDFSRKHSFGSDGQKEKKARVKRTFAAGKALAGIVRVDKKAISFDSRIKKFVIGADPEMLDNMAHAFSGIPNKDNPGQENQAADKATNMAIAQTNRQLLIEGDEEDEVIVFKPIVAEKRSEAVDSNWAATYEGLKPSQNASAGDMAFSGSSISAPPVPQHFQPVQPYVSKWMMGEEAFLANSLNGLRFTGNGHLVKSEIQENHPPMPSVPVQQSFNVSNGGAFYNHTKAAPDTFVPSMHDVIASSGAIANSFAVKTSATSTGSRKNPVSRPSRHLGPPPGFSRVLPKQVNESVSGSDLASESPMLDDYSWLDGYQVPLSTKSSGLNNSINYPSHSNPHSVSIGNGLPGTMNFPFPGKQVPTMPFQSDKQNGWQDYSMLDSLKLQHEQQLQLQQQQATNGNQHFNPPPEQYQGQSGWTGRYFV
- the LOC133792273 gene encoding uncharacterized mitochondrial protein AtMg01250-like, which encodes MKLDLSKAYDTIDWDFLENLLNMFCFPSRFIKWIMVCLRGSSYSLVLNGRIQGHFKGGKGLRQGDPISPLLFVIVMEYLTRLLIKASRDNRFKFHPMCKSLNLISLCFADDLIIFCKGTTTSVQVLLEVFSEFGCSSGLKINYSKSHIYFGGVPAEIKARIFGLFKAY
- the LOC133788700 gene encoding nonsense-mediated mRNA decay factor SMG7 isoform X1, with the translated sequence MMIIQVDKMSAPSSRERAQQLYDKINELENKRRRSAQARIPSDPNAWQQIRENYEAIILEDHAFSEQHNIEYALWQLHYKRIEELRAHFNAALSSSGSNSSQNVKGPARPDRLTKIRLQFKTFLSEASGFYHDLIVKIRAKYGLSLGYFSEDSDNQSFTEKDGKKSAEVKKGLISCHRSLIYLGDLARYKGLYGEGDSKTREFTAASSYYMQAASLLPSSGNPHHQLAILASYSGDELVAVYRYFRSLAVDSPFSTARENLIVAFEKNRHSYSQLSGDAVARGGKDSPAKLSGKARGKGEGKHVSKDTNAETKLVKEGVSSSQESYKSFCVRFVRLNGILFTRTSLETFAEVLSLVSGGLRKFLSSGPEEELIFGADAVESGLIVVRLVAILIFTVHNVNRESEGQTYAEILQRNLLLKNACIAVFELMSHIMERCVQLHDPSSSFLLPGILVFAEWLACCPDVAAGNDVDEKHGAVRSKFWNLFISFLNKLMSSGSVSIDDDEDETCFNNMSKYEEGNTENRLALWEDFELRGYVPLIPAQTLLDFSRKHSFGSDGQKEKKARVKRTFAAGKALAGIVRVDKKAISFDSRIKKFVIGADPEMLDNMAHAFSGIPNKDNPGQENQAADKATNMAIAQTNRQLLIEGDEEDEVIVFKPIVAEKRSEAVDSNWAATYEGLKPSQNASAGDMAFSGSSISAPPVPQHFQPVQPYVSKWMMGEEAFLANSLNGLRFTGNGHLVKSEIQENHPPMPSVPVQQSFNVSNGGAFYNHTKAAPDTFVPSMHDVIASSGAIANSFAVKTSATSTGSRKNPVSRPSRHLGPPPGFSRVLPKQVNESVSGSDLASESPMLDDYSWLDGYQVPLSTKSSGLNNSINYPSHSNPHSVSIGNGLPGTMNFPFPGKQVPTMPFQSDKQNGWQDYSMLDSLKLQHEQQLQLQQQQATNGNQHFNPPPEQYQGQSGWTGRYFV